The genomic segment CGACTCTGATGCGACACAAAGTTCTTTTTCTATATCCCAGTGTATCATATAATGTTCATCCCTGTATTTACCCGGTGTCATTCCCGTAACTTCCCTAAACTGCTGGATGAAATGACTCTGGGAAGAAAAGGAAAGACGGTTTGCAATCTCAATGATCGAATAATCACTGTACTGCAAAAGATTTTTCGCCATTTCTATCTTCTGTCTGCGGATATAGGCACTGACCGATATTCCTGTTTCTTTTTTAAATAATCTGGAGAGATAGCTCGCAGATACTCCAAGTGAATCTGCAAGATCTTCTATTGTAATTCGTTCTTTGATATGAGAATAAATGTATTCTTTACTTGCGTTGATATGTTTAGAATAAGTGTTGTCTCTGAAATATCTGCGCATTTTTTCAGTATAATCCATCACCATCTCATCATGAAGGCTCTGAACCTCTTCTACTGTATGAATGCCATCCAGC from the Blautia wexlerae DSM 19850 genome contains:
- a CDS encoding helix-turn-helix domain-containing protein — its product is MSYQNEWLLFEAEDEFDEIKHREPTEELLFYRAVASGDIKTVKKNCERQRFTECDGVGVLSKNAVTNMKYHFVITTAMITRLCKQNGMEMEQAFRLSDFYIQKLDGIHTVEEVQSLHDEMVMDYTEKMRRYFRDNTYSKHINASKEYIYSHIKERITIEDLADSLGVSASYLSRLFKKETGISVSAYIRRQKIEMAKNLLQYSDYSIIEIANRLSFSSQSHFIQQFREVTGMTPGKYRDEHYMIHWDIEKELCVASESELKKEQD